Part of the Fundulus heteroclitus isolate FHET01 chromosome 20, MU-UCD_Fhet_4.1, whole genome shotgun sequence genome, GCTGAACAGCTGTTTTTACTATTTGAAATCACATTACAAGTCTTTTACTGTGacactgtttgccctaccttagcggcaaggggcgttgctcatgagatggtgacgtcacgtgcgcggtacgccattgcagagcgctcaaagaaaaacatattttccctcCTCTTTTTCAAAGCTGTTATCCAATTAACGACCTTACTGAACGTTTCCACCAATAGGGTGTCGCGCTGCTAAGCTGTGCGCAGCTTGCTCGTTTGCCCGGAAGAAGAGACAGCCGCCATCATTTCACCACCACGCAGCTTCTGACCTCATGCCACCGCCGTTGCGCcgcaaaaatattttagttttctgacGTTTTCTTCCCCTGGACTGCCTAAAACAAATACGTGAGGTGAGTACATCCGTCTTTTTTGGGTGTTTTAGACGCCGTTCTAATTTAATTGTTTCCTGAAGCTTGCCAGGTCTGTTGACTATCTTATCAGCTTTATTGAAAACCCACCAGTACAGTTTTGACcgagcatttattttttaagaatttATTGCTCTGAGTGTGTGTGAAGTTGGCTAAGTGGACGACATGTTGAGGTGTAATTTCTGTGGCAAGGTGGTGCAGTCATCAAGGGGCTATGTGCTTCACTGCAAGCTTCATTGTAATGagtcatgttgtgtttttaagtgCAATAAAACTGACTACAAGCAAACGTTTTTTAGGTATGGAGCACTTAAGGCTACATTTTTATCAAAGACACGCTGGCCCTACCAATATTACGGTTTTTAGGCAAGTTACCTCTTTTAAAAGTGCAATGAATATGTGCCAACACCAGAGCCAAGATGCTAAAGAGCTAATAGCTCATCTGAAGAGCCATTTTGTAAAAGGCCATGTGGTTACTTGTCCAGTCAAAGGATGCACAAGTACCTTTAAGGTGAAGTCATCTTTTACTTCCCATATGTCACAGTTAGTGATTTTATATGGAGATTCTGAGTGTCAATCATTAGTGACTGCATCAGTGTGTCATCTTTTAAAAGTGACGCAAGTTTactcaaaatgtttgttaaagtcTGATTTGATACAGAAATCAGAGGAGCCCTCTACTGAGTCTCCTTCTGATGTTCTGTGTGACATGAGTGATGGTAAGTTATTTAGGTCTAATGAGTTCTTTAGTCAAAACCTGTCACGTCTCAAGCTAATACTTTACCAGGAAGcctttgaggttgttaaccctTTGGGCTCTGCAAGAACAAAGCACAAGATTTGTGTATGTATCTTTGGCAAATTTGCCACTTCATGTCGGTTCAGATTCGGACCACATGTCCCTTGTCTTACTTTGCAGGGAGAAGGATTTCACAGATTTTGGTCATGCCAAGGTCTTTTCAGAATTACTATCACACAATGGGATTGCTGGACCAgatgaaagaaaagtaaaacgaACATTATTTTGTATTGCTGGAGATAATCTGGGTTCTCACTGTATTGGTGGCTTCTCTGAAAGCTTAAGTTCCTCCAAGTACTTCTGCAGGTATCGCCTGATTACCAAATCTGAATTTCAGGGTACTGATCCAAATGTGTGTGGACCACGGCGTACCAGAGAAAACTACAACTCTGCTGTGAACCATCTGCTAATCAACAATACAACAGACGTTGATGGAGTAAAGTTTGGGTCAGTATTCAATTCTTTGAAATACTTCCATGTTTGTATGCCAGGCTTGCCACCATGTCTTGGTCATGATATCTTTGAGGAAGTTTTAGCTTACGATGGGGCACTTTAtcttaaatatttcataaataaaaagaaatggttAACTTATTCTACTCTGAATCAACACATCAAGCAGTTTAGGTACCATGGCTCTGATGCTTCTACAAAACCATGTGAGGTCGACACACCTAAGATAgtttctcagtgttttttttttttttttttttccggtttTAAGGTGGTGACACAGCTAAGACCTGCATATCTTTTCAAGGTTAGTGAATATATTTCTGATATATTATTAATTTGTCAGCCGCCTgaatcttattttgttttttgttttgaacagaAAGTTGGTGttcctgacattttcaaaccccCAAGTTTAAACAACGTCAAGAAATTAATTCTCAAGGACTTCAGCATTGTAAGTACATGGTGAGATTTCAAGTGGTATAATTTTTTCCTTATCTTTTCTAACGACTTTccaaaaaattaattttgtctttttgcccTACAGCTGTGTTGTTGTGAACATCATCAGAATGAAGAGAATGAGAAGCAAACCAGTGTCAAGAAGATTACCCACTAAAGACGGAATCAAACCTTGGCAGGACATTTTGCGGTATGTTTCAGTATTATGGCTGCTtggcttttaatgttttacaaagGGACCGTAGTCATTTGATTTGTGAAATGTATTCTATGCATTTTAGCCTCTGTGGTTCAGTTTCACACAGCTACATTTTGGTAtaccgttttgtttttttttttggtagatgTATTTGTGTTTACCTTTTTGACACTAACAGTTCAATATCTTTCATAGTTGAAAAGTTAACACTTTCCTAAACCTAAGTAGTCTGGATAAACCTCAGCCTAAAgagaaaaattcaaaaatatCACATCATAAAGGGCTTTGCATCTAAATTAGATACTTGCTTATTCACTTAGCCCATAGCAAACCTATTAAATGAAGTTTCCAATAGTGCATACAATTACAAACTAGGGATGTTCCGTTCCAAGTTTTGTCCTTCCTATACACTACCGATGTTCCAACATTGAGTTTTGCCCAATACCAAGATTGAACTGATACATCAGCACAAATCTACTTGAATCACTAAAAAGTATGAAGTATGTTTGACTTCAGTCAAGTCCACAAGCAGAGATTCAATAAGAGGTAACCAATGGTTTGTTCAAAATAGTTTGGCAGAAAATGCAACCATTAATCCAGGTCTATCAGGGTATTTGTCCAGATGAGTAGTTCCATACAATAAAGGAAGCAAATATGTATTTATCTAATTTGAAATTAATTGCattgttttgaaaaaataatttcaccaaactaaaactgaatacatttgcatTGAAATCTCATTTTGTTGTTGAAAATTAAGTTTGACTAATTACATTCACTTTAATCATATAGTGCCCTTTTACAACAAATATTGTCTCGGGGCACTTTACACAAAGTCAATGTAATTCAGTGATCCAGATTCCATTTTTAAAGTCCCTTCATTCCAAATAATCAAGTTATTCCAGAACAATTAAGTCTAATACAGTTTCACTATAATTAGTTAGGTTAACAACTAAGGGatcccagtagattgcatcgagCCACCAACTTGCAATCTATCCCACTGAGCAAGCAtatagcgacagtggagaggaaaaactccctttcaacaggaagaaacctccagcagaaccagactcagtgtgagcTGCCATCTGACGCCATCGACTGGGGGTTTGGAGGACAGAAAACACAGGAAGTGTTGGCTGAGCTACTGTTGCCACCAGCATATCTACAGAGCTCACTCAGAAGAACCTGAGCCACTCTACTTATAACTTTTACCAAAAAGGAAAGATTTAAGTCTGCtcttaaaagtaaacagggTGTCTGTTGGCATACATAGTCGGAgccgaggaaaaaaaaaaagaaactcttcCCCCAAAGCAAcacttttttcttaaaacatttgttaaacccaaaacaaatccTTAAcatgtctgcctcacggactaaaactAGGAGCTGATTCCACTGGAAAGGAGCTTGGTAGCTAAAacatctgcctcccattctacttatagagactttaggaaccagCAGGACATCTGCAGTCTGAGAACGAGTTTCATTTCAGCTCTATGacgttcagttaaaaaaaaaaatgtttttatgttgcaCATCAGGGTCCATGAGAACCTCCTTGTAACATTGGGTTAAACTTGTCAAATTACACTTTGGGCTGAAGCAGTGTTATGtaacataatttgaaattgttAATTATATCCAGCATGCTCTGAAATGCTTCAATGCTTAAACTCAAAAcgacattaaataatttaagctGATGTTCCACATAAAAAGGGAATCTGTTTGATTAGCTGCTTTTTGAAGCATCCAGATACATGACACAGGAATAGAAATGAAATAGAACTGAAATGACATTAGTAAAACTATTTAAAGCAATgaaattcaatttcaaaacctaaaatacagttttgttAAATAACTTTTCAAGCCATagaatttcatttcaaattATGTTAATCCAGATTCCATTTTTTAGAAGGTCAAATTCAGTTCCTGATGTTTCTGCCTATAAAAGTATAAATTATAGATTTAATGTGATTAACTATATTTTTTAGAAACTTGTTTTGGAGTCATAAACTTGTTTATAATAAAGTTCCATTAAAATATtagaatttttgcattttgagtTAATTTATGGTCTATCTCACCACTTTTTGTGACTAAATTTAAGAACTGCAACCATAACTATTAAGAAATACTTTATGAAAGCTTATTTTAACATAGTGTTTAGTGtcattgttaaatttttttgcaTGCACAGTATTGATCAAACGTTGGTAACTGTCTATTTTCTTTCTTGTGCAGGGCGGATCCTCTCGGCCCAAGGTGAAAACTCGATGGACAGTAATTTGACTTCTCCAGCAGAACTTCTCTCTTTTGGTGCCATGTACACTTAGAACCTGATCTGTCTGAGGGCCATCTTCAACCAAGTCCAGACTCAGTGACTTATTACTCCTGTTCAGTGAGGGGCAAGTGActagttttcaagtttttgttCAACCATTACCAGTGATATGCTACATTGTCAAGGTTTATAGTGATTTGTGATCCTGCAGACAATATGATCTGTactgtcttctttcccagatgTTATTTATAATTGTCTCATTGATTTTCAGTGATAATCAGTACCTTGATTAAATTTGTGCATCTTTAAGTTGCCAATGTAAAATTTACACCAAAATAACGTATGTTGCACATGTACTGTATTTTTAGCGGTAAAATACCGGCAGCTGTGGTTGCCAGGAATTTACCGTGAAATTTAACTGGtcgaaataaaaatgttttacaattttTACCGTGTTTTTTATTGACACAGCCTGTAAAAAGGTTTACcacatttcagttgttttataaGTTTTTTACCATAATAATGTATATTCCacattgtaaaataaacaagaaattactgtaaaaagaaCTGTAATGTACCTCTTGTTTTACAgcagataaatgtaaaaatctatGGAAAGGgctatttttttcacaggacATTACAGTTCAAGGGTttatagtatttattttttctacagtgattcacagtgaaaaaaaatgtttttagctgTAAGATTTAACGTCACCAAAACAATGGACCGTTTTGTCTTATACGGATGCCCCTTTTTTTAACGGTACATTCctggcaaccacagctgctggtattttactgtaattttgactgtttttttttttacagtgtgtgtAGGCGTGTttagaaggggggaaaaaacatgtgTGCAAAAACTGTGAGCATAGTGTGTCAATAAAGTACAGTGGTGATGCAAGTGAGTCATCAGGATATGATTGGTATAGTTTGTGTGTCTTTctttttgtgttgtgttgtttaacAAAGGAATAACCCAACACTAATTTGTCTCACCTATGATATGGAGGCTGCTTAGTGGAAACTGCAAAAGctaaaatcaatttaatctcTTCCACAGTGGAGGAGACGATGAACAGGAAAAGATGGTGCAGCAACAACTGATCCAAATCCAGCAGACTCGCTGATAGCAACATACCTACAGACAGGGCCCCAAAACTGGCTCTAGTCCAAGAATTTcagtaaacaaattaaataaatgaataacacATTAAACTGATGTGCTTCTTTCAAATGCTGGTATATTTTTGAGCAACTTTGGAACCAATTTCCTAAGGAACAAAGTAAAAGAAGTAGCCTACAGTAATCAGTCCAATAGCTCCATCTGTCAGTTCTTCACGCAGGACTATAGGTGGGTATCATAGATTTGATTTGTTTGAAGGCGTCCGGGCCACCGTAGTGCTCCAGGGTCTGCAGGGTCTCCTCAATCAGATCGCCGATGCTCTCTCTCTGCCGCTCGATGGCATCTCCCAtgtttctcttcttgttcttgaaGAGGTTGAACACGGGCAGGATCTGCTTTAAGTAAGGCACCAGCGCCACACCGACGCCGTCCGCGGACGCCACCAGGTGCTGCAAGATCCGCAGGGTGGTGCACATCACCTGGTGGTTTTTGGTGTTCATGGCATTCCGGATGGGCATGATGAGCTTGGGCACGACGGGGAGGATCTTGGGGCCTCCGCGCGTCAGCATGTCGTGGATCCCCTGCCGCGCGAGGAACTCGTAAGGGTATTCGGTCTCGCAGAGGCCGTGGAAGAGCAGCGGCAGGTAGTACTGGTAGTCCAGTTTCTCGATGTCCACCTTCCACGCGATGTTCTTGCCTCTGCTGTTGTAGTCCACGGCGATCGGGAGCTCCCTGCGCTCGTAGTAAGTCCGGAAGGTGGTGGGTTTGGACGACAGTGGGTGAAACACCCCTGTCGACGGAGGACCCTCAACCACGGAGTTCTTCATGAAGGCCTTGACGGTGAAACCGTCCGGTTTTGCCTTGTCTTTGGTTCTTGACATATCACAGCTCCTTTCGCAGCGGAGCCGAAGAAGCCAGatagatgggaaaaaaaagtctccgATAACGATTTAATGCACAACTTCAGAGCTGTTTACTTTCTCACCGTTGCTATGGAGCTGTGGACGCTGAGGAGGAAGGGCATGTGGTTGCCATAGTGACAAGAATGCGCGTCCGTTGAAAGAGCGACGCTAAACTTCCTTCTTGTCACGGTATCACTCCGCCGTGTGCAACATATAGTTCCCACAAAACGCGTCTCACCAGCGATCATTCGGCTTTGTTTCTAGACCACTTTTCACACAGTTCAGCGTGACACAAAACGCTTTACCCTGCATGGGCGATAAATAGAGGGGCACATTTATAAACAGTACAAAAatcgataaaataaaattcaattaaacagcaataaaataggCCTACAGGACAAATCGATCAAAAATTATTGTAGAGGCTGAATAactgtgtgtgtgaaatgtaaACGTTTCATCTCTGAAGCACAGACCATGAAATCAAACATAGAAACAACTGAAACAgtaacatatttttattaaaattacaaattagCAAATAATGATATGGTTGCAAAAGCTGTGGTAATGCAAAATGGCAGcaacaaaagcagaaatataaTTTCAAACAGTGTAGACGGCAAATGAAGGGTTTTCAGTTTAAGTGGCAAAAGATTTGCATTAGTAGCAGTATTtatgcttttaagatgaacagATTAACATTCAGATTAATCACTTTAGAGTTAAGTCACCCAGAAAATGTCTTAACTTTGTTTGTCAACTTGAGGCCCTTCCTTTTGCTCTCTGCATTTCTCACCCTTTATAAAACCTTTCTCAAGCCACATTTGCATAATTTGCAGAAACAAATTTCCAACTTACCTTAAAAAAGTTAGAAATCTTCCAAAAGCAAATCATACATATAAGCAAGACATACCAAACATACCACCTTCAATATTTGGAATGAGCTTGATGAGAGGTCAAATTCCATCTCcatctcaaaaaacaaaaatgcaactcAGATCAAAGGATTCCTTTCCTGACTATATTGGGAAACTTAATTAGAGATAAGTTGATTGGTACTCCAGTGTTAATTCTATTTCATTGAACTTATTGATTTATTACTAATATtgttatttgccaatggatcTTGATTGTGGCAACTATTCTAAAACAAAACTAGAATGTCGGAATAGTTTGTTGTCTATTGTGAGTTTGTTTGTACAGCGTTGTATTCAGATGGTGCAGACTTCTACTAAAAACTTTTAATAGCTTCCCACAATGTGTTGAATTTCATGTCTAACTGTGTGAATAAACTAAACTATATATAATCTACGTGCATATAAACATAGCAGAGCTGCAAAGCATAGCTGCTTTGAATGAACAGTCAAATGTAGTAAAGTAAAACAGCATTAATACCAAAAGAAATAAggaaaaattgcaaaaaaaacatttgaatatagtatgacaaaaatgtttttacaggaTTCACGGAAAGTTgggaagatgaaaaaaaagagagaacattattttgagttttaAGGAGATCTTAGCTTGATTTGTTACATaatgaaggcaaggcaaatttatatagcacaattcagtatagagacaatgcaaagtgctttgcatgattaaaatataggaaaataaaacagaataaaagcaagtagggatagaatgtggaaacaaaaaagaaatgaaggaaTGAAAGAACATAACAGGGTAGGTGTAATTTTggtcagcaaaaataaaaatttgaacaaAATCTAATGATTGGTTGTAAAAGCTTATGTTGGAGGGAATGAActgattttaataaaagtcttgAAGGAATACCATTGCCATTTTTCTCTTATAGACATGatacaaaagaaacaacagacaacagctgtttaaaatctttttatacCCTATAATAGgggtttttaaactttttttccctatCCACAGTCTATTTTGGTGTCTGACGATAATGCATCAAAGCATTTTAATCCCACCGTCATAAGAAATCATAAAAAGAGGAGGAAGGACATCTTGTCCTAAGGATCAACGTCGGAATACACCAATTTAGGAAAAACGCAAACGGCATCCCCACAGGATTTCAAGTCTCAGCACACCAAGTCATCAGTGAGTGCATCAACAAAGCATCTGTATTAAAATCCAGGTTTGACCTTCATATATTACTTTTATCAGTCTATTGAGGCACTTATTCCGAGAGAAAGCATAATAAAAAAGTccttaaaatgaatgaaagattTTATACTAAAAaagttttgatttaaaacaaattcataAAAGTCATACATTGGCTGTTTGTGACAAAGTTTTCCTTCGCTGTATTTTTGGGGGATCAGAAACTGAAGAGTTTGCGAACCACTAATCTATCCtgtctaaaaatgtaaaatttagaattaaagatatttaaatacatttgagaTTTCCTAATATCCCCCAAAGCATCCCTTTGATTAAAATGCAAACGAGAGCCTAACTTCAGTTTGAGCTTTCTCGGATGTACAGCAGTATTAAAGCAAGTAAAGTATTATAGCAAGTAAAGTTTCTTGCCATAAAACGAGTTACATCAATATTTAATCTcattttgggattaataaagtatctttgaataaaactgaattgcaGTGCTTACATGCAGGCTCTAGGCACAAAGCCACATTATCCATCTGAAAAAAAGCCCCCTGCATGACATAATGCAGCTATCTAATTAAAATCCCTCATTGTTGGCTGGAGTCTGGTCACTACTGGTCAGTATGGAGGCTCAGTGGTTATTATTGCTCTCAGGAAGAGCAGGAGAGAGTCTTCTCTGTTTGTACTATATTATCTCTGAGAGGCTACCCCTCAAAGCTGTGTTCAGAAATACCTGAAGCCCAGCTTCAGTGTGTCTTTCTGTGCACTGtaaaaaaagtcagtaaaataTACAGCAAAACACCGTCAAAGAGCAACAGTAAAAGACCGTGAAACCAAAAGCGGtcttttactttaataaatacattaaataatgatTAATCAAGTGACTGGAGAAAACACTGAATATTACgctaagaaaatataaaactcaCAGTGATTCGCtgtgaaaattaataaatatgcatacattttaaaagaaattgtcgtacagacaaaaatgtccaaaaacattaatttttacGACATTATTTGGATAAAATCACAGGTTATTGAGTTTTGCACATTAGAATTTACAGGAAATACTTGTTGATTGTGAAGCAAGcacaaactttaattttaaagaagCAAATGGTTTAAAATATAGTCCATTGTAAAAATGCCAAAAGTGCAATTTTGTAAAAAcgctaaaagacaaaaaaagaaattgaccTTTGttatagaaaacatttaatctcCGCTAATGACAAGatattcaaataaacaaattgcACCCTTTGTAATGCTTCttaattttctgtttcatttttaaagaaaaatgaaaaaatagagTATGATTGAAGAAAGTTCTtgttacatctctctttgcaggtgattaAGCAGACTGAAAGCGTTCTattattttctcccttttatctcctctttctttcaccttttcttcattttatttgctCTTCTACTTACTcactgtagtgtccatataacttGAAAAACTCCttgcatgaattataataaaactatttacatacataaatcaagtgaaagtaaaatctgttgagctctttttggcattaagacaacaattcttattgccacattgccggACAGGAcactgttaagaaaaaaaaaaagaatatgagttcttaaaactgtaaatgtagATAACGTTTTGTCTACTTGTCTTTTATTTGTGCTATAGAAGTTTTGATATTCATTGCAAGCTAATATTACCAATGCAGAATGCACACCTACTTGAGGGCCCccaagacctttttttttcatgagaaGTTATATCCACTCTTGCTATTTGACCGCACACAAGCCCACAGGAAGAGGCTAACCTGAGTGCGAGGCCCTATTTGTACTGGTTATAACAATTAGCAAGAATGTAAGCTGAAATCTGCGGTAGTATGATTTATTAAGTAGGCCTATGAGTCATTTTTACCCCCCAATgctttaaaaagacaaacactAAACCCTCTGAGTAATCACTGCGGTGCTCCAGGGTTAAATTTGTCAGTCTGGCTTGTCGCTATTCTGAGTGTTACTACTTCTTTTTTCCACTTGCATGTTGCTTTCTCTGTGTCTTCGCTTTCAAGGGTCATGTGTTTGATGTTCTATAGACCTCCTTAAACACTGAAATCTGCCAAAGTTACTCTGTGAACTTTGCTAGTTTCCTCAATATTTGCTTTTGTCTTCACATAAGCAGCATTATTTAACATGATATGCAAATATgccatttatattttataattgcTTAATAAGCTGTAGGACCACCATTGTGAAGCAGTGTGTTTTAAACCCAAACAAAATTTGTCATAAACTTAACAAGTGTTTTGGCTTTTAGTCCTTTTTATTAGAAAGTGTTGTTGGATTTAGACAACATGGAGaacattttttgataaaatGCATGTAGATAAAAAAGTAGAAAGTGACCATAGGTGTTCTAAGATAGTCCAAAAGGTCAAACTCATGACAATATCAACGATTTTTGTCTTGTCCTAAATTTGTCCGTCCTAAATGATGGAGCATTGGCTGTAATGGTTTATTATTGCACGACTCCCCATGTTGTTAGTAACATGTGTCTTGGTCCAGTCGCTGACACCTGATTTTAACAaccatttattttcttgtgttggatgtaaaaaaaagaaagaaaaaaaataaacagatcacttgcagagggagagagagagagagagagatggaaatATATTAATCCGCCACAAAGGTAACTCCAATTGTAGCAGGACCCAGAGAGACCAAGcgtaacaatttatttttaaaaaagtttaatgaACAAAATTCAAACATTCAATGGTTAGAGTTAGTTTTACAAATTACAGTAACATATTCAGTTAATTCTAATGGAAAGAGGAGCATTCGCAGCCAAATAGTATATTTACTTTCACAGTTGGTGGAAGGGATCAGGGGAATTACAATCTTATAAAGTGTGGATCATTTGCAATCCATGGCTAAACAATAACAACAGTAACCGGCTAAAGTTTGGAACCAGGAAGCTTAATTAAGTTCTTTGACATACAGCTTTACctgattttgtgttgttttgcttttagttgTCAGATTATTCATGTACAGACACATTCAACAAATAAGTATATTATTgcaaagttcatttatttcaataactcattACACTAATGAACACACACTGCACTGTACAGATtatttacacacagactgatgttttcaagcttgTTGATTATGACGATTTTCCGCCTACagcaaacacaaacatggcatttaagattagaatgtAACATCGGACCAATAAAAAATAgagttttaaatacaaaaatgttggCTCAATAAGttttaaaagttatgtttaaaaCTTGCTTAATGATTGTCTTCAAAATGTACAAAAGGCAAGGcccatttatttataaagcacgtTTCAGTAATAACATTATTCAAAGTGATGTAGagtactgtaaaaaaaagtgcTCCTTTACAGCTTTCTCCTGCTTTCCCTTCTTGGTTAAAACCTAAATGGTTCAAATCATCAAACAAAGTTTAATACCAGTCAAAGATATCCAGACTACATACAATATGGATTTACTGGTAGAAAAATGTTCTCTAATCTATCCTGGCCCAGTGTAAAAATGTGATAATtttagtgtgacaaaaaaagtaaaaatatttatttttttgtttttattttattattttatctcttgatctttattattaaattgaGGGAGCTTTG contains:
- the LOC105924901 gene encoding parkin coregulated gene protein homolog; protein product: MSRTKDKAKPDGFTVKAFMKNSVVEGPPSTGVFHPLSSKPTTFRTYYERRELPIAVDYNSRGKNIAWKVDIEKLDYQYYLPLLFHGLCETEYPYEFLARQGIHDMLTRGGPKILPVVPKLIMPIRNAMNTKNHQVMCTTLRILQHLVASADGVGVALVPYLKQILPVFNLFKNKKRNMGDAIERQRESIGDLIEETLQTLEHYGGPDAFKQIKSMIPTYSPA